Proteins from a single region of Rhea pennata isolate bPtePen1 chromosome 4, bPtePen1.pri, whole genome shotgun sequence:
- the PRMT9 gene encoding protein arginine N-methyltransferase 9 isoform X3 has protein sequence MAVECKEIRRHHRVGMQEIAGVHLANSVQFFSPTYASAGSEETVEPYTTEKLSRVPGGYVPLTEPFQVMTVDFNNLQELKSLAGRKPWKLSLPVTQGGILDAVVVWFVLQLDDEHALSTSPSEESCWEQAVYPVQDLPDYSVKTGDTVTMEVCCQDCYLKIQKISFWTSECGMDFSNRDDTLNLGSEAELCNALASLQTTSKQDSKGQVCVLESTEIALLNNIPYHECFKAAIGKVLSSLNPSKDLQTMDVDGHGSGLNLQDSQNKSSLDAAPDPLYVLDVSEGFSILPIIAGKLGPVKAYSSVEKEQHQTALNVISEANHFPKETLEFWLSHLEDENVVLQRPKSDRLWSIIILDVIETSGLIQQEVMEKAAISRCLLHSGGKIFPQYVLMYGMLVESQSLLLESAVQGTEPTLGFNIAPFINQFKVPVRVYLDLSTLPCLPLSKPAELLRLDLMNPLLNSSSREVKVKICKSGQVTAIPFWYHIHLDEDHSLNTSDEFSHWKQAAVVLDKPIQVQHGDELVLDVQHHKSNISITVRQ, from the exons ATGGCAGTAGAATGCAAAGAGATACGTAGACATCACAG AGTGGGAATGCAGGAAATTGCTGGTGTGCATTTGGCAAATTCAGTGCAATTTTTTAGTCCAACATATGCTTCTGCTGGTTCTGAGGAAACTGTTGAACCTTACACTACTGAAAAGCTTAGTCGAGTTCCCGGAGGTTACGTACCTCTGACAGAACCCTTTCAAGTAATGACAGTGGATTTCAACAATCTACAG GAGCTGAAAAGCCTTGCAGGCAGAAAGCCTTGGAAGCTCAGCCTACCAGTCACCCAGGGAGGAATCTTAGATGCTGTCGTGGTCTGGTTTGTATTACAGCTTGATGATGAGCATGCTCTGTCTACAAGTCCCAGTGAGGAGTcttgctgggaacaggcagTCTATCCTGTACAGGATCTCCCTG ATTATTCTGTGAAGACTGGAGATACTGTGACAATGGAAGTTTGCTGCCAAGACTGCTACTTGAAGATccagaagatttctttttggACTTCAGAGTGTGGGATGGACTTCAGTAACAGAGATGACACACTGAATTTGGGTAGTGAAGCTGAATTATGTAATGCTCTGGCTAGTCTTCAAACGACTAGCAAACAGGATAGCAAAGGTCAAGTGTGTGTGCTAGAATCCACGGAAATAGCCCTGCTGAACAATATACCATACCATGAATGCTTTAAAGCTGCCATTGGCAAAGTGCTGTCGTCATTAAATCCAAGTAAAGACTTGCAGACCATGGATGTCGATGGACATGGCAGTGGGTTGAACCTTCAAGACAGTCAAAACAAGAGCTCTCTAGATGCAGCTCCTGATCCTTTGTATGTATTAGATGTATCTGAGGGCTTCTCTATCCTGCCAATTATTGCCGGCAAACTTGGACCAGTTAAAGCTTACAGTTCTGTtgagaaagaacagcatcaAACAGCCCTTAATGTAATTTCAGAAGCTAACCATTTCCCTAAAGAAACATTAGAATTTTGGCTCAGCCACTTGGAAGATGAAAATGTGGTGTTACAGAGACCAAAATCAGACAGGCTGTGGAGTATTATCATCTTGGATGTTATAGAGACATCTGGTTTAATCCAGCAGGAGGTGATGGAAAAGGCTGCAATATCCAG ATGTTTACTTCACAGTGGAGGAAAGATATTTCCACAGTATGTATTGATGTATGGGATGCTTGTAGAATCACAGTCTCTGTTACTGGAGAGTGCAGTTCAAGGAACAGAACCAACTCTTGGGTTTAATATAGCCCCTTTTATCAACCAGTTCAAG GTACCTGTTCGTGTGTATTTGGATCTCTCTACGTTGCCATGTCTACCCTTGAGCAAGCCAGCAGAACTTTTAAGGCTAGATCTCATGAATCCTCTCTTAAATAGCTCCAGCAGAGAAGTGAAG GTGAAAATTTGTAAGTCTGGCCAAGTCACTGCAATTCCCTTTTGGTATCACATACATCTAGATGAAGACCATAGTTTGAATACGTCAGATGAGTTCTCACATTGGAAACAAGCTGCAGTTGTTTTAGATAAGCCTATCCAGGTTCAGCATGGAGATGAACTTGTGCTTGATGTCCAGCATCATAAAAGCAATATTAGCATTACAGTAAGACAGTGA